One window from the genome of Cryobacterium sp. GrIS_2_6 encodes:
- the nusG gene encoding transcription termination/antitermination protein NusG, translating into MTETNHDDADWATAAEQASDDDEAQEGNVHEAEEESVEAAEQVAVHVFDPSVGVEDNLDAALDALAGAVDPAADSEVDDALDIDSVDEAEAAAEAVDDEEDVDGGADTADAEADAADAADASTEPVDEDPYAEFRKELRFQPGKWFVIHSYAGFERRVKSNIENRKQSMAMEDFIYQVEVPMEDVVEIKNGQRKMVTRVRIPGYVLVRMDLNEDSWSVVRHTPGVTGFVGNAHNPTPLRFEEAFGMLKSLVEIQDVPSAKGAGTHGKIATRALPAEIDYEIGETITIKEGSFAGLPGTISEIKAESGKLIVLVSLFERETPVELSFDQVTKL; encoded by the coding sequence GTGACTGAGACGAATCACGACGACGCCGACTGGGCCACCGCCGCCGAGCAGGCGTCTGACGACGACGAAGCACAGGAAGGCAACGTCCACGAAGCGGAGGAAGAGTCCGTGGAGGCCGCCGAACAGGTAGCCGTCCACGTCTTCGACCCCAGCGTCGGCGTTGAAGACAACCTCGACGCCGCCCTCGACGCCCTCGCCGGCGCGGTCGACCCCGCAGCAGACTCAGAGGTCGACGACGCCCTGGACATCGACTCCGTCGACGAGGCCGAGGCTGCCGCCGAAGCCGTCGACGACGAGGAAGATGTCGACGGCGGCGCGGACACGGCCGATGCAGAAGCCGATGCGGCCGACGCTGCTGACGCATCCACTGAGCCCGTCGACGAAGACCCATACGCCGAGTTCCGCAAGGAACTCCGTTTCCAGCCCGGCAAGTGGTTCGTCATCCACTCCTATGCCGGCTTCGAGCGTCGCGTGAAGTCGAACATCGAGAACCGCAAGCAGTCGATGGCCATGGAAGATTTCATCTACCAGGTCGAGGTTCCGATGGAAGACGTCGTCGAGATCAAGAACGGCCAGCGCAAGATGGTGACCCGCGTGCGTATCCCCGGATACGTGCTCGTCCGCATGGACCTCAACGAGGACAGCTGGTCCGTCGTTCGGCACACGCCGGGTGTCACCGGCTTCGTCGGCAACGCGCACAACCCGACGCCGCTGCGCTTCGAGGAGGCCTTCGGCATGCTGAAGAGCCTCGTCGAGATCCAGGACGTGCCGTCCGCCAAGGGCGCAGGCACGCACGGCAAGATCGCGACCCGCGCACTGCCCGCCGAGATCGACTACGAAATCGGCGAGACCATCACGATCAAGGAAGGCTCGTTCGCGGGCCTGCCCGGCACGATCAGCGAGATCAAGGCGGAGAGCGGCAAGCTCATCGTTCTCGTCTCCCTGTTCGAGCGTGAGACCCCGGTCGAGCTCAGCTTCGACCAGGTCACCAAGCTTTAG
- a CDS encoding pyridoxal phosphate-dependent aminotransferase, with amino-acid sequence MAHELKRISTRIGSIAESATLKVDSKAKALQAAGRPVISFAAGEPDFPTPAHIVEAALLAVRDPKNHKYTPAAGLPDLREAVAAKTLRDSRLAVSPAQVVITNGGKQAVYQAFATLLDPGDEVIVPTPYWTTYPESIRLAGGVQVDVFAGSDQGYLVTVEQLEAARTERTTVLLFVSPSNPTGAVYSPEQTKAIGEWAEEHGLWVITDEIYQNLTYDGVRAVSIVEAVPALADRTILVNGVAKTYAMTGWRLGWMVGPLDAIKAAANLQSHLTSNVSNVSQRAAIAALTGPQDDAIAMREAFDRRRRLIVSEMNKIPGMVTPTPQGAFYVYPNVTGLLGRSWGGVTPTTSLELADLILDQAEVAAVPGEAFGPSGYLRFSYALGDDQLLEGIRRLQRLFA; translated from the coding sequence GTGGCTCACGAACTCAAGCGAATCTCTACCCGGATCGGCTCCATCGCGGAATCGGCGACCCTCAAGGTCGACAGCAAGGCCAAGGCCCTGCAGGCGGCCGGTCGACCGGTGATCAGCTTTGCGGCGGGCGAGCCGGACTTCCCGACGCCCGCGCATATCGTCGAGGCGGCGCTTCTCGCCGTGCGCGACCCGAAGAACCACAAGTACACCCCGGCCGCGGGTCTCCCCGACCTGCGCGAGGCCGTCGCGGCGAAGACGCTCCGCGACTCCCGCCTCGCGGTCTCCCCAGCCCAGGTGGTCATCACCAACGGCGGCAAGCAGGCCGTCTACCAGGCCTTCGCGACCCTGCTCGACCCGGGCGACGAGGTCATCGTGCCGACCCCGTACTGGACCACGTACCCGGAGTCGATCCGGCTCGCCGGCGGCGTGCAGGTCGACGTCTTCGCCGGAAGCGACCAGGGCTACCTCGTCACGGTCGAGCAGCTCGAGGCCGCCCGCACCGAGCGCACCACGGTGCTGCTCTTCGTTTCGCCCTCCAACCCGACCGGCGCGGTCTACTCTCCGGAGCAGACGAAGGCGATCGGCGAGTGGGCGGAGGAGCACGGCCTCTGGGTCATCACCGACGAGATCTACCAGAACCTCACCTATGACGGAGTGCGCGCCGTCTCGATCGTCGAAGCCGTTCCCGCCCTCGCCGACCGCACCATCCTCGTCAACGGCGTCGCCAAAACGTACGCGATGACCGGCTGGCGCCTCGGCTGGATGGTCGGCCCGCTCGATGCCATCAAGGCGGCGGCGAACCTGCAGTCGCACCTCACCTCGAACGTGTCCAACGTGTCGCAGCGCGCCGCGATCGCCGCGCTCACCGGTCCTCAGGACGACGCGATCGCGATGCGGGAGGCCTTCGACCGGCGCCGCAGGCTCATCGTCTCCGAGATGAACAAGATTCCCGGCATGGTGACGCCGACGCCGCAGGGCGCGTTCTACGTCTACCCGAACGTGACCGGACTGCTCGGCCGCAGCTGGGGCGGCGTCACGCCGACGACCTCCCTCGAGCTCGCCGACCTGATCCTCGACCAGGCCGAGGTCGCCGCTGTTCCCGGCGAAGCGTTCGGCCCGAGCGGGTACCTGCGCTTCTCATACGCGCTCGGCGACGACCAGCTGCTGGAAGGCATCCGCCGCCTGCAGCGCCTCTTCGCCTGA
- a CDS encoding ABC transporter ATP-binding protein — MKTTTPASSSDPVVRVRDLHKSYGAFEAVAGISFDIRPGETFALLGPNGAGKSTVIEILEGYRDRTSGEVSVLGTDPHHGGLDWKARLGIVLQSTGESGNVTVAEQLAHFASLYPNPRRVAEVITAVGLEDKAKTRISRLSGGQRRRVDVALGIIGRPELLFLDEPTTGFDPEARHQFWDLVRSLKAEGTTILLTTHYLDEAAQLGDRAGVITGGRLIDIGAINEIGGAEARVPLVRWRDVAGEPHEVRTDQPGRVVAELVAAGGAAGGAAGGAEPAELEVIRPSLEDVYLGLVRENRAETTAAASAGPASAFASDESTEVLA, encoded by the coding sequence ATGAAGACCACAACTCCCGCGAGCAGCTCAGACCCCGTCGTGCGCGTGCGCGACCTGCACAAGTCCTACGGCGCGTTCGAGGCCGTCGCAGGCATCAGCTTCGACATCCGGCCAGGGGAGACCTTCGCGCTCCTCGGCCCGAACGGCGCAGGCAAGAGCACGGTCATCGAGATCCTCGAGGGCTACCGCGATCGTACCAGCGGTGAGGTGAGCGTGCTCGGGACCGACCCGCATCACGGCGGCCTCGACTGGAAGGCCCGGCTCGGCATCGTGCTGCAGTCGACCGGGGAGAGCGGCAACGTCACGGTCGCCGAGCAGCTCGCGCACTTCGCGAGCCTCTACCCGAACCCCCGGCGGGTGGCGGAGGTGATCACGGCCGTCGGCCTCGAGGACAAGGCGAAGACCCGCATCAGCCGGCTGTCCGGCGGGCAGCGACGGCGGGTGGATGTCGCGCTCGGCATCATCGGCCGGCCGGAACTGCTCTTCCTCGACGAACCGACCACGGGGTTCGACCCCGAGGCACGGCACCAGTTCTGGGACCTCGTCCGCAGCTTGAAGGCGGAGGGCACCACGATCCTACTCACGACCCACTACCTCGACGAGGCCGCCCAGCTCGGCGACCGCGCCGGGGTGATCACCGGGGGCCGCCTGATCGACATCGGCGCGATCAACGAGATCGGCGGGGCAGAGGCCCGGGTGCCGCTCGTCCGCTGGCGGGATGTCGCAGGGGAGCCCCACGAGGTCCGCACGGACCAGCCGGGCCGGGTCGTCGCCGAACTCGTCGCCGCGGGCGGCGCGGCGGGCGGCGCTGCGGGCGGCGCTGAACCGGCCGAACTCGAGGTGATCCGCCCGAGCCTCGAGGACGTCTACCTCGGTCTCGTGCGCGAGAACCGCGCGGAAACCACGGCGGCGGCGTCCGCTGGTCCAGCTTCTGCTTTTGCTTCTGACGAGAGCACGGAGGTGCTCGCATGA
- a CDS encoding response regulator transcription factor has translation MPTPPASTAGLPVVIVDDHSIFRSGLRAELDADIRVLGEAATVDEAIALVVALQPRVVLLDVHLPGGRGGGGSEVIHDAAHRAPHTLFLALSVSDAADDVVRVIRAGARGYITKSSSGAEVSDAARRVADGDAVFSPRLAGFVLDAFGAVAGETAETTEELDRLSAREQEVMRLIARGYTYKEVAGSLFISPKTVETHVSAVLRKLQLSSRYELTAWALERKLL, from the coding sequence GTGCCCACCCCACCCGCCTCGACCGCTGGGCTCCCCGTCGTGATCGTCGACGACCACTCGATCTTCCGCTCGGGCCTGCGCGCCGAACTGGACGCGGACATCCGAGTGCTCGGTGAGGCCGCGACGGTCGACGAGGCGATCGCCCTCGTGGTCGCGCTGCAGCCGCGGGTGGTGCTCCTCGACGTGCACCTGCCCGGCGGGCGCGGCGGCGGGGGGAGCGAGGTCATCCACGACGCCGCGCACCGGGCGCCGCACACCCTGTTCCTCGCGTTGAGTGTCTCCGACGCCGCCGACGACGTGGTCCGGGTGATTCGGGCGGGGGCGCGCGGCTACATCACCAAGAGTTCATCGGGGGCCGAGGTCTCCGACGCCGCCCGCCGGGTCGCGGACGGCGACGCGGTGTTCTCGCCCCGGCTCGCGGGGTTCGTGCTCGACGCGTTCGGCGCGGTCGCCGGGGAGACCGCCGAGACGACCGAGGAGCTCGACCGCCTCTCCGCGAGGGAGCAGGAGGTCATGCGGCTGATCGCCCGCGGGTACACGTACAAGGAGGTCGCCGGGAGCCTGTTCATCTCGCCGAAGACCGTCGAGACGCACGTCTCAGCGGTGCTCCGCAAGCTGCAGCTCTCGTCCCGCTACGAGCTCACCGCCTGGGCGCTCGAGCGCAAGCTGCTCTAG
- a CDS encoding response regulator transcription factor yields the protein MIRVIVADDHPIVRGGIALLLGGAGDIEVVGQAGNGEEAVALAAALDPDLVLMDLRMPVLDGVAATALIVAANERTRVLVLTTYESDDQILAAIAAGASGYLLKAAPQAEIIEGVRSVARGQTALAPSIAAMLVHRVHRMPDPTPRLSARELDVLRLVSAGESNPQIGRSLFISEATVKTHLLHAFEKLAVSDRTRAVTRAMELGLL from the coding sequence ATGATCCGGGTCATCGTGGCCGACGACCACCCGATCGTGCGCGGCGGTATCGCGCTGCTGCTCGGCGGCGCCGGCGACATCGAGGTCGTCGGGCAGGCAGGCAACGGCGAGGAGGCCGTCGCGCTCGCGGCCGCGCTCGACCCCGACCTCGTGCTGATGGACCTGCGGATGCCTGTGCTCGACGGCGTCGCGGCGACCGCGCTCATCGTCGCGGCGAACGAGCGGACCCGGGTGCTGGTCCTCACGACGTACGAGAGCGACGACCAGATTCTGGCCGCGATCGCGGCCGGAGCGAGCGGGTACCTGCTGAAGGCCGCGCCCCAGGCGGAGATCATCGAGGGCGTGCGCTCGGTCGCGCGTGGCCAGACCGCGCTCGCCCCGTCGATCGCGGCGATGCTCGTGCACCGGGTGCACCGGATGCCTGACCCGACGCCGCGCCTGTCGGCCCGCGAACTCGACGTGCTCCGGCTCGTGTCCGCCGGCGAGAGCAACCCGCAGATCGGCCGCTCCCTGTTCATCAGCGAGGCGACCGTGAAGACGCACCTGCTGCACGCCTTCGAGAAGCTCGCGGTCAGCGACCGGACCCGCGCCGTGACCCGCGCGATGGAACTAGGGCTGCTGTAG
- the rplA gene encoding 50S ribosomal protein L1, which produces MAQKSKAYRAAAEKIEADKFYTPTEAVTLARETGSANFNSTIEVALKLGVDPRKADQMVRGTVILPHGTGRVSRVIVFATGPAAEAAIAAGADEVGGDELIEKVAAGYTAFDSAVSTPELMGKVGRLGKVLGPRGLMPNPKTGTVTTDVARAVNDIKGGKIAFRVDKHANVQFVVGKASFTAEQLNENITAALEEIVRLKPSSSKGRYVMKGAVSTTFGPGIPLDVNAI; this is translated from the coding sequence ATGGCACAGAAGTCAAAGGCCTACCGGGCCGCGGCCGAGAAGATCGAGGCCGACAAGTTCTACACCCCCACCGAGGCCGTGACGCTGGCGCGTGAGACCGGCTCCGCGAACTTCAACTCGACCATCGAGGTCGCATTGAAGCTCGGCGTCGACCCGCGCAAGGCTGACCAGATGGTCCGCGGAACCGTTATTCTTCCTCACGGTACCGGCCGCGTGTCGCGCGTCATCGTCTTCGCAACCGGCCCCGCGGCCGAGGCAGCCATCGCTGCCGGCGCCGACGAGGTCGGTGGCGACGAGCTCATCGAGAAGGTCGCCGCTGGTTACACCGCCTTCGACTCAGCGGTTTCGACCCCTGAGCTCATGGGCAAGGTCGGTCGTCTCGGTAAGGTCCTCGGCCCGCGTGGCCTCATGCCGAACCCGAAGACCGGAACGGTCACGACCGACGTCGCCCGCGCCGTCAACGACATCAAGGGTGGCAAGATCGCGTTCCGCGTCGACAAGCACGCCAACGTGCAGTTCGTCGTCGGCAAGGCATCCTTCACCGCCGAGCAGCTGAACGAGAACATCACGGCAGCACTCGAGGAGATCGTCCGCCTCAAGCCGAGCTCGTCCAAGGGCCGCTACGTCATGAAGGGCGCCGTCTCGACGACCTTCGGTCCCGGCATCCCGCTCGACGTCAACGCCATCTAA
- the rplK gene encoding 50S ribosomal protein L11, giving the protein MAPKKKVTGLIKLQIKAGAANPAPPIGPALGQHGVNIMEFCKAYNAQTESQRGNVIPVEITVYDDRSFTFILKTPPAAELIKKAAGVTKGSGTPHTVKVAKLTQAQVREIAEAKMVDLNANDIDAAAKIIAGTARSMGVTVEA; this is encoded by the coding sequence ATGGCACCGAAGAAGAAGGTTACTGGTCTGATCAAGCTTCAGATCAAGGCCGGCGCCGCAAACCCCGCACCGCCCATCGGGCCGGCACTGGGCCAGCACGGCGTGAACATCATGGAATTCTGCAAGGCATACAACGCCCAGACCGAATCCCAGCGCGGCAACGTCATCCCGGTTGAGATCACCGTGTACGACGACCGTTCCTTCACCTTCATCCTGAAGACCCCGCCCGCCGCGGAGCTCATCAAGAAGGCCGCCGGCGTCACCAAGGGCAGCGGCACCCCGCACACCGTCAAGGTGGCCAAGCTCACCCAGGCGCAGGTCCGCGAGATCGCCGAAGCGAAGATGGTTGACCTCAACGCCAACGACATCGACGCCGCCGCGAAGATCATCGCCGGCACCGCGCGCTCCATGGGCGTTACGGTCGAGGCCTAA
- a CDS encoding PspC domain-containing protein, giving the protein MRTERMTRPRQRIIAGVCAGFAEHTGLSVPVVRSATLLLVLAGGAGALLYAWLWVTTPTAAANPARFAAAELPKASLARPAPGYAGSPGSGHGLGGPADAAAERAAAAASSARSAPITEILLGLALLAAGLTLVASRLGADIPLAVVIPAIVVLSGTALAWRQFADIRGGSEQHSSALLVRALGALVLVAVGILLFFVTSDSPDGWTVVIASASVLLGVVVVIAPWLVRLSRDLADERAGRAREAERAEIAAHLHDSVLQTLALIQQKAGPQSDAARLARAQERELREWLFTGTGTGFGAGAGAGTAAGADAGAGGAGSGVPDVDLPTALRRIGAELEADFPVQFDIVSAGASLGPAPEGLLAAGREAMLNAARHSGGPVSVYLETGANAVSLSVTDRGPGFRLDDVPDDRHGVRESVIGRMRRLGGSALVRPGPGGAGTEILLTLPTATAPADPALPHPTNSTDFVMKMHVSGSETAENPKNSVESVHPDPAWPAAADADGSRS; this is encoded by the coding sequence ATGAGAACCGAGCGGATGACCCGGCCGCGCCAGCGGATCATCGCCGGCGTCTGCGCGGGCTTCGCTGAGCACACCGGGTTGTCCGTGCCGGTGGTGCGCAGCGCGACGCTGCTGCTCGTCCTGGCCGGCGGGGCTGGCGCGCTGCTCTACGCCTGGCTCTGGGTGACGACGCCGACCGCAGCGGCGAACCCGGCCCGGTTCGCGGCCGCCGAGCTCCCCAAGGCGAGCCTCGCGCGCCCGGCGCCCGGGTACGCCGGTTCCCCCGGCTCCGGCCACGGCCTCGGCGGTCCCGCGGATGCCGCGGCCGAGCGAGCCGCCGCTGCCGCGTCTTCGGCCCGGTCGGCTCCGATCACGGAGATCCTGCTCGGGCTCGCGCTCCTCGCCGCCGGGCTCACTCTCGTCGCGAGCCGGCTCGGCGCCGACATTCCGCTCGCCGTGGTCATCCCCGCGATCGTCGTGCTGTCGGGGACCGCGCTCGCCTGGCGGCAGTTCGCGGACATCCGCGGCGGTTCGGAGCAGCACTCGTCCGCTCTGCTCGTGCGCGCGCTCGGCGCCCTCGTGCTCGTCGCCGTCGGCATCCTGCTGTTCTTCGTGACGAGTGACAGCCCCGACGGTTGGACGGTTGTGATCGCATCAGCTTCGGTGCTGCTCGGCGTCGTCGTCGTGATCGCGCCGTGGCTCGTGCGGCTCTCGCGCGACCTCGCCGACGAGCGCGCGGGACGGGCGCGCGAGGCCGAGCGCGCCGAAATCGCTGCGCACCTGCACGACTCGGTGCTGCAGACGCTCGCACTGATCCAGCAGAAGGCCGGGCCGCAGAGCGATGCAGCCCGGCTCGCCCGCGCCCAGGAGCGGGAGCTGCGCGAGTGGCTGTTTACCGGGACCGGGACCGGCTTCGGCGCTGGCGCTGGCGCTGGTACTGCCGCGGGAGCGGATGCCGGTGCGGGCGGGGCCGGCTCCGGCGTCCCCGACGTCGACCTCCCGACGGCGCTCCGCCGGATCGGGGCGGAGCTCGAGGCCGATTTCCCGGTGCAGTTCGACATCGTGAGCGCGGGCGCGAGCCTCGGCCCCGCCCCGGAGGGGCTGCTCGCCGCGGGGCGCGAGGCCATGCTCAACGCAGCGCGGCACTCGGGCGGGCCGGTGTCCGTCTACCTCGAGACGGGGGCGAACGCGGTGAGCCTCAGCGTGACCGACCGCGGCCCGGGCTTCCGGCTCGACGACGTTCCGGATGACCGGCACGGCGTCCGCGAGTCCGTCATCGGGCGGATGCGCCGCCTCGGCGGCTCCGCGCTCGTACGCCCCGGCCCCGGCGGTGCGGGCACGGAGATCCTGCTCACCCTGCCCACGGCGACCGCTCCCGCAGATCCTGCCCTCCCGCACCCAACGAATTCGACGGACTTTGTGATGAAAATGCACGTGAGCGGCTCGGAAACGGCCGAAAACCCGAAAAACTCCGTCGAATCGGTTCACCCCGACCCGGCCTGGCCTGCCGCTGCGGATGCCGATGGGAGCCGCTCGTGA
- a CDS encoding ABC transporter permease: MTAIDTTAGTGGVRSARHGVLRLGLARVYYEARMYFRTPDSVFFTFLFPFIMLAIFTAAFGSAGNIGSAPDGSGGVSVGAYYLPGMLAAGMLLSGVQNLAVDIAGEKSDGTLKRLGGTPLSPLSYFIGKIGQVLVTGTIQAALLILVARFMLDIALPTDPAKWLAFAWVFLFGVIACAFLGIALSALPRSGKSATAVVIPIVLILQFISGVYLQFYVLPDWMKNVASLFPLKWMAQGMRSVFLPDSFASLEQNGVWDLPLVALNLGIWLVVGLVLSRVTFRWIRMDS; this comes from the coding sequence ATGACCGCGATCGACACGACTGCCGGGACCGGCGGCGTCCGCTCGGCCCGCCACGGCGTGCTGCGACTCGGCCTCGCCCGGGTGTATTACGAAGCGCGCATGTACTTCCGCACCCCGGACAGCGTGTTCTTCACGTTCCTGTTCCCGTTCATCATGCTCGCGATCTTCACGGCCGCGTTCGGCTCGGCCGGCAACATCGGCAGCGCGCCCGATGGCAGCGGCGGCGTCAGCGTCGGCGCGTATTACCTTCCGGGCATGCTCGCGGCGGGGATGCTGCTCTCCGGGGTTCAGAACCTCGCGGTCGACATCGCCGGCGAGAAGAGCGACGGCACCCTGAAACGGCTCGGCGGCACCCCGCTGTCCCCGCTGAGCTACTTCATCGGCAAGATCGGGCAGGTGCTCGTCACCGGCACGATCCAGGCGGCCCTGCTGATCCTCGTCGCGCGGTTCATGCTCGACATCGCCCTGCCGACCGATCCGGCCAAGTGGCTGGCCTTCGCCTGGGTATTCCTGTTCGGTGTGATCGCCTGCGCGTTCCTCGGCATCGCGCTCTCGGCGCTGCCGCGCTCCGGCAAGAGCGCGACCGCCGTCGTGATCCCGATCGTGCTGATCCTGCAGTTCATCTCGGGCGTCTACCTGCAGTTCTACGTGCTGCCCGACTGGATGAAGAACGTCGCGAGCCTGTTCCCGCTCAAATGGATGGCACAGGGGATGCGCTCGGTCTTCCTGCCGGACAGCTTCGCGAGCCTCGAGCAGAACGGAGTCTGGGACCTCCCGCTCGTCGCCCTCAACCTCGGGATCTGGCTCGTGGTCGGGCTTGTGCTCAGCAGGGTGACGTTCCGCTGGATCCGCATGGACAGCTGA
- a CDS encoding sensor histidine kinase: MRIPAMTTLRWWDVAVGGSLLLMGMLAAADQYRYGHELGRIGALATLAAIGIGYFGFGRRAIACPNGRTGSASLAATVFRGVLIVGVGVAAAFNPSLATLQAIAFPLLWTLTDSFLVSVVLSALLAASAGAGLWLGIGGTPAALGQAYTTEGISFVFAIAMGAWITRIARDGSTQRRLYEELSLAQDELAALHRDAGSAAERERLAREIHDTIAQSLTSLVMLAQRAGNELGADSGARPTVELIEDTARQALTEARTLVAAMSPVRVGDSTLAETLRRLAGRFERETGIQVRVILADTELDGLDRENEVVLLRCAQEGLANVRKHSRAAAASVRLERVGTDAVLTVTDDGRGLGAYAPAHENGFGLSGMRDRLALVGGRLTVGAGERGGTVLRVTVPAAEAGNPTISVESVRHER, from the coding sequence ATGAGGATTCCGGCCATGACGACCCTGCGCTGGTGGGATGTCGCCGTCGGCGGGTCACTGCTGCTGATGGGGATGCTCGCGGCCGCCGACCAGTACCGGTACGGGCACGAGCTCGGGCGCATCGGCGCGCTCGCGACGCTCGCCGCGATCGGCATCGGCTATTTCGGTTTCGGACGGCGCGCGATCGCCTGCCCGAACGGACGGACCGGTTCGGCCTCGCTGGCCGCGACCGTCTTCCGCGGAGTGCTGATCGTCGGCGTGGGCGTCGCAGCGGCGTTCAATCCGAGTCTGGCGACGCTCCAGGCGATCGCCTTCCCGCTGCTCTGGACGCTCACCGACTCCTTCCTCGTCTCCGTCGTCCTGAGTGCCCTCCTGGCGGCATCGGCCGGGGCGGGTCTCTGGCTGGGCATCGGCGGCACTCCCGCAGCCCTCGGGCAGGCGTATACCACCGAAGGGATCTCCTTCGTCTTCGCGATCGCGATGGGCGCCTGGATCACCCGCATCGCTCGCGACGGCAGCACCCAACGGCGTCTCTATGAGGAACTCAGCCTCGCCCAGGACGAACTCGCCGCCCTGCACCGAGATGCCGGGAGCGCGGCCGAACGGGAACGCCTCGCCAGGGAGATCCACGACACCATCGCCCAGAGCCTGACAAGCCTCGTGATGCTCGCGCAGCGCGCGGGGAACGAGCTCGGAGCAGACAGCGGGGCGAGGCCCACCGTCGAGCTCATCGAAGACACCGCCAGGCAGGCCCTGACCGAGGCGCGCACCCTCGTCGCGGCCATGTCGCCCGTGCGCGTCGGAGATTCGACCCTGGCCGAGACCCTGCGCCGCCTCGCCGGGCGCTTCGAACGCGAGACCGGCATCCAGGTGCGGGTGATCCTCGCGGACACCGAGCTCGACGGGCTCGACCGGGAAAACGAGGTCGTGCTGCTCCGCTGCGCCCAGGAAGGCCTCGCGAACGTGCGCAAGCACTCCCGCGCGGCGGCGGCATCCGTTCGCCTCGAACGCGTCGGCACGGATGCCGTGCTCACCGTGACCGACGACGGTCGCGGTCTCGGCGCCTATGCTCCCGCGCACGAGAACGGGTTCGGCCTCTCGGGGATGCGCGACCGGCTCGCCCTCGTCGGTGGCCGGCTCACGGTCGGCGCCGGTGAACGCGGCGGCACCGTGCTGCGGGTGACCGTGCCGGCGGCGGAAGCCGGGAACCCCACGATCTCCGTCGAATCGGTGAGGCACGAGCGATGA
- the secE gene encoding preprotein translocase subunit SecE, producing MARKVVDEPSEEIVADARLARDGKRGPFARMSLFLKQVMAELRKVVTPTRKELLSYTAVVLVFVAIMMALVSALDWVFALVVTYVFGTPGG from the coding sequence GTGGCCCGAAAAGTTGTCGACGAACCCAGTGAGGAAATCGTCGCAGACGCACGACTCGCTCGCGACGGCAAACGCGGTCCGTTCGCACGGATGTCCCTGTTCCTGAAGCAGGTGATGGCGGAGCTTCGCAAGGTTGTCACGCCGACCCGCAAGGAACTGCTGAGTTACACGGCTGTCGTGTTGGTCTTCGTAGCGATCATGATGGCGCTGGTTTCCGCCCTCGACTGGGTGTTCGCACTCGTCGTCACGTACGTCTTCGGAACACCAGGCGGCTGA